One Acidobacteriota bacterium genomic window carries:
- a CDS encoding glycosyltransferase family 2 protein has protein sequence MKKIVIIPAFNEEKNIEKVLLSVKEFCPDFDVVVINDGSTDKTSELTRKFDFVNVIDLPVNIGIGGAVQTGFIYSERNNYDITVQVDGDGQHKPSEVKKIIEPILKNEADVIIGSRFIEKVTFRSSLLRRIGIKLFYLTNKILLREEITDSTSGFRAYNRKAIEILSRNYPDDYPEPEAIYILKRKGIKIKEVHVEMEERIGGRSSISFFRAVYYMTKVFLSIFVLMLRKEK, from the coding sequence GTGAAAAAGATTGTTATAATCCCAGCATTCAACGAAGAGAAAAACATAGAAAAGGTTTTATTGTCTGTAAAAGAGTTCTGCCCAGACTTCGATGTAGTCGTCATAAATGATGGCTCAACCGATAAGACTTCTGAATTGACAAGAAAATTTGATTTTGTGAATGTTATAGACCTCCCAGTTAATATAGGAATTGGAGGCGCTGTCCAGACTGGTTTCATCTATAGTGAAAGAAATAATTATGACATTACCGTTCAAGTAGATGGCGATGGTCAGCATAAACCGTCAGAAGTAAAAAAAATCATTGAACCAATTCTTAAAAATGAAGCTGATGTTATTATCGGGTCGAGGTTTATTGAAAAGGTTACATTTCGAAGCTCTTTATTAAGAAGGATAGGAATAAAATTATTTTATTTAACAAATAAAATATTGCTCAGAGAAGAAATTACAGATAGCACTTCAGGATTCAGGGCATATAATAGAAAAGCGATAGAAATTTTGAGCAGAAACTATCCGGATGATTATCCTGAACCTGAGGCAATTTACATTTTGAAAAGAAAAGGAATTAAAATTAAAGAAGTCCATGTGGAAATGGAGGAAAGAATAGGGGGAAGATCATCTATTAGTTTTTTTAGGGCAGTTTATTATATGACAAAAGTATTTCTTTCAATTTTTGTTTTAATGTTAA